A region from the Musa acuminata AAA Group cultivar baxijiao chromosome BXJ1-10, Cavendish_Baxijiao_AAA, whole genome shotgun sequence genome encodes:
- the LOC135594720 gene encoding beta-glucuronosyltransferase GlcAT14A-like, producing the protein MIESFVNTWRRLMHKIGGNNWIVNSSCQMRLLKFSPRIVIVVLVVAASILGVLTHSFLQGGAWIAADQKLGLVVGPLLKGPADPPVFAYWISGTGSEGQKMLRLLKAVYHPRNRYLLHLDAGSSAVERSNLARSVQSERLFRAFRNVNVIGQSYAVDRTGPSVLAATLHGAAVLLRLNADWDWFITLSASDYPLVTQDDLLHVFASLPRNLNFIDHTSDLGWKEYARFDKIVVDPSLYMDKNSQLLISSGTRKTPDAFKIFTGSPWVILSRAFVEHCIQGPDNLPRKLLMYFANVAYSMESYFQTVICNSPEFQNTTVNNDLRYIVWDNPPGLEPLFLNQTHFKAMIKSRAAFARKFVEDDPVLKKVDKRILKRVQSGVGFGQWCSSRPGNKKNKSKGDACLSWGDINVVKPGPSATRLKSLVAELISEDKLYSDQCKF; encoded by the exons ATGATAGAATCTTTTGTgaacacttggaggcgtctgatgcacAAAATTGGTGGTAATAATTGGATAGTGAACTCGAGTTGTCAGATGAGGCTCCTCAAGTTTTCCCCGAGGATCGTCATCGTGGTGTTGGTTGTTGCTGCATCGATCTTAGGAGTTCTTACCCATTCTTTTCTGCAAGGAGGAGCATGGATTGCTGCTGACCAGAAACTTGGACTAGTTGTTGGACCTTTGTTGAAGGGGCCTGCTGATCCCCCGGTTTTTGCATATTGGATATCGGGCACCGGCAGCGAAGGTCAGAAGATGCTGAGGCTGTTGAAGGCAGTGTATCACCCGAGGAACCGATATCTTCTCCACCTAGATGCAGGTTCCTCAGCTGTTGAGAGGAGCAACCTGGCACGCTCGGTTCAATCCGAAAGGCTCTTCAGAGCTTTCAGAAATGTCAATGTCATCGGCCAAAGTTATGCAGTCGATCGAACAGGTCCATCAGTACTTGCTGCAACACTTCATGGGGCTGCAGTTCTGCTCAGGCTTAATGCTGATTGGGACTGGTTCATTACCTTAAGTGCTTCGGATTATCCACTTGTTACCCAAGACG ATCTTCTTCATGTTTTCGCTTCTTTGCCCCGGAATCTGAACTTCATTGATCACACCAGTGATCTTGGTTGGAAAGA GTATGCTAGGTTTGACAAAATTGTCGTAGACCCCAGTCTTTACATGGACAAGAATTCCCAATTGCTTATTTCGTCAGGAACACGTAAAACACCAGATGCTTTTAAGATATTCACAG GTTCTCCATGGGTGATTCTTAGCAGAGCTTTTGTGGAGCATTGCATTCAGGGTCCCGATAACCTCCCTCGGAAATTACTCATGTACTTTGCGAATGTAGCCTACTCAATGGAATCCTACTTTCAAACTGTGATCTGCAACTCTCCCGAGTTCCAAAACACAACGGTCAATAATGATCTGAGATACATAGTTTGGGACAACCCACCAGGATTGGAGCCTCTCTTTCTTAACCAAACACACTTCAAGGCCATGATAAAGAGCAGAGCAGCTTTCGCTAGGAAGTTTGTGGAAGATGATCCAGTGCTGAAGAAGGTGGATAAGAGGATACTAAAGCGTGTGCAAAGTGGAGTTGGTTTTGGACAGTGGTGCTCGAGCCGACCTGGAAACAAGAAGAACAAGTCGAAAGGTGATGCCTGTTTAAGCTGGGGTGACATCAACGTCGTTAAGCCAGGTCCATCGGCGACGAGGTTAAAAAGCTTGGTCGCGGAGCTCATTTCAGAGGACAAGCTGTATTCGGACCAGTGTAAATTTTGA